From a region of the Daphnia magna isolate NIES linkage group LG1, ASM2063170v1.1, whole genome shotgun sequence genome:
- the LOC116921751 gene encoding tRNA (adenine(37)-N6)-methyltransferase: MKNLKFLCFYNSINLLHIFPQKKYYRFQFSMADEEKKFESVVFKPIGYASTWFKFKNATPRQPSVSALTRGSIKISTEVFSQPQHSLKNLAEFSHVWIIFLFHKNGRPFTKTMVAPPRLGGARVGLFSTRSPHRPNPIGLTLAKLEKVEGDTIHLCGLDLLDGTPIIDIKPYITSYDYPQDMKETDSAVSDLNSAESDLNSAESHLDSTGSHLDSSSVPPTMISNPEWITLGGSEKTLNVAFTQDALSQIRQFSPEAEDPAYRLSFLKSPEEAQKAIEDILREDPRSIYRKMKGQDLLYFCVVDCMHVTTWFDEVIKKCEVLRVMPYSARQAMIEANKKQQWDNNLAKIEDKMKVM; this comes from the exons ATGAAGAATCtgaaatttctttgtttttataaTTCGATAAACTTACTGCATATTTTTCCACAAAAAAAGTATTATCGGTTTCAATTTAGTATGGCTgatgaagagaaaaaatttgaaagcGTTGTTTTTAAACCAATCG GGTACGCTTCCACATggtttaaatttaaaaatgcaaCTCCACGACAGCCCTCCGTTTCTGCATTGACGAGAGGTTCAATTAAAATATCAACAGAAGTGTTTAGCCAACCCCAGCATTCACTGAAAAATCTTGCTGAGTTCTCTCATGTCTG gattatttttttatttcacaaaaATGGCCGCCCATTCACTAAAACAATGGTTGCGCCACCTCGACTAGGTGGTGCAAGAGTTGGCCTTTTCTCAACACG ATCACCTCATCGGCCAAATCCAATTGGGCTTACTCTAGCCAAGTTAGAAAAAGTTGAGGGAGATACTATTCATCTTTGTGGTTTGGACCTGTTAGATGGTACACCTATAATAGATATTAAACCATATATCACTTCCTATGACTACCCACAAGACATGAAAGAAACTGATTCAGCAGTGTCTGATTTGAATTCAGCAGAGTCTGATTTGAATTCAGCAGAGTCTCATTTGGATTCAACAGGATCTCATCTAGATTCATCATCAGTCCCACCTACCATGATATCCAATCCTGAATGGATCACATTAGGTGGTTCAGAGAAAACTTTAAATGTTGCTTTCACACAAGATGCCCTTTCCCAAATAAGACAATTTTCACCTGAAGCGGAAGATCCCGCTTATCGACTGTCTTTTTTGAAATCTCCCGAAGAGGCGCAAAAGGCCATCGAAGACATTTTGAGAGAAGATCCCAGATCAATTTATAGGAAGATGAAGGGTCAAGATCTTCTGTACTTCTGTGTAGTAGATTGCATGCACGTGACAACCTGGTTTGACGAAgtcataaaaaaatgtgaagtGTTAAGGGTCATGCCTTACTCAGCAAGACAAGCTATGATCGAGgcaaacaaaaagcaacaaTGGGACAATAATCTGGCaaaaattgaagataaaaTGAAGGTGATGTAA
- the LOC116921731 gene encoding SURP and G-patch domain-containing protein 1 isoform X1, whose translation MSSPKGSGNFKNVRKNARELRLQFMNSQAALIAQKKKEIEEKLAQQQQPQKEVNLEPKVETQDVSPTGTEETVQLPTKAPVLPFENDGSFLEKFRQMQQQNAKFNISANATAESQTPQTDYTCPPPVDVSVPPPHTLPNSYYVQHPPPQTYQSAPPPMKIKEEVKRENRSPSPYSPSRPCEDEDDLTYFNKVSQLDYHHQGPSNSSEDSGNFSQRGLDYKRKFKEEAEESENSKFKEKERKRQSRWGPQEVKVEPALAMNSGPISSAHLGFAGPSMANQTVLGRSSFLSRITSADPQILTYAVRVFGTTDLTEDQWKQCMDQVKMQYVYQEMLKKKQERDRLAQVGKVRYEYDSDEETEGGTWEHKRRKAEMEKTKDRADQLTEGGRGKHHLGDFLPPEELAKFMDKFQAVQEGRTIDESDYKEFKIAENNVGYQMLKKFGWTEGEGLGIGGSGITAPVNATRRNEAQGLGAIKPEDLTSNDNEYDAYRKRMMLAYRFRPNPLNNPRRAYY comes from the exons ATGTCTTCTCCAAAAGGATCTGGAAACTTCAAGAATGTCAGAAAAAATGCCAGAGAATTAAGATTGCAGTTCATGAATTCTCAGGCTGCCCTAATTgcccagaaaaagaaagaaatagagGAAAAATTGGCTCAACAGCAACAGCCCCAGAAGGAGGTAAATCTAGAACCCAAAGTAGAGACCCAGGACGTCAGCCCAACGGGAACAGAAGAAACCGTGCA GTTACCAACAAAAGCACCAGTATTACCATTTGAGAATGATGGGAGTTTTCTTGAGAAGTTCAGGCAAATGCAGCAGCAAAATGCTAAATTTAACATTTCAGCTAATGCTACTGCAGAATCTCAGACTCCTCAAACAGATTATACTTGCCCTCCTCCAGTTGATGTGTCAGTCCCACCACCTCATACATTACCAAATTCGTACTATGTTCAGCATCCACCACCACAAACCTACCAAAGTGCACCACCTCCAATGAAAATCAAAGAAGAggtgaaaagagaaaaccgCTCACCATCCCCATATTCACCTTCAAGACCATGTGAGGATGAAGATGATCTTACATACTTCAACAAGG TTTCTCAATTAGACTACCATCATCAAGGGCCGTCGAACTCGTCCGAGGACTCGGGGAATTTCTCTCAAAG AGGATTAGATTACAAACGCAAATTCAAGGAAGAAGCTGAAGAATCAGAAAACAGTAAATTCAAGGAGAAGGAACGAAAAAGGCAGAGCCGTTGGGGACCGCAAGAAGTGAAAGTAGAACCAGCTCTTGCCATGAATTCTGGACCGATTTCAAGTGCGCACCTGGGATTTGCTGGTCCTTCTATGGCCAATCAGACCGTTTTAGGTCGCAGCTCATTTTTATCTCGCATCACTTCTGCCGACCCTCAGATCCTCACCTACGCTGTCAGAGTTTTCGGAACAACTGATCTAACGGAAGATCAATGGAAGCAATGCATGGATCAAGTGAAG ATGCAATATGTCTACCAAGAAATGCTGAAGAAAAAGCAAGAAAGAGATAGACTTGCACAGGTAGGAAAAGTGCGATATGAGTATGACAGTGACGAGGAAACCGAAGGAGGAACTTGGGAACATAAAAGGCGCAAGGCTGAAATGGAGAAGACAAAAGATCGGGCTGATCAATTGACCGAAGGTGGTCGAGGAAAGCATCATCTTGG AGACTTCTTGCCACCTGAAGAGCTTGCCAAATTTATGGATAAATTTCAAGCGGTGCAAGAAGGACGCACAATCGACGAGTCAGATTACAAAGAGTTTAAGATTGCTGAAAACAACGTCGGGTACCAAATGCTAAAAAAGTTTGGTTGGACGGAAGGAGAAGGTCTCGGTATTGGTGGTTCCGGTATTACGGCCCCGGTTAACGCTACTCGGCGTAATGAGGCTCAAGGTTTAGGAGCGATTAAACCAGAAGATTTGACGAGCAATGATAATGAATACGATGCGTACCGCAAAAGGATGATGTTAGCATACCGCTTTCGACCCAACCCTCTCAACAACCCACGTCGGGCATATTACTAA
- the LOC116921731 gene encoding SURP and G-patch domain-containing protein 1 isoform X2, translated as MSSPKGSGNFKNVRKNARELRLQFMNSQAALIAQKKKEIEEKLAQQQQPQKEVNLEPKVETQDVSPTGTEETVQLPTKAPVLPFENDGSFLEKFRQMQQQNAKFNISANATAESQTPQTDYTCPPPVDVSVPPPHTLPNSYYVQHPPPQTYQSAPPPMKIKEEVKRENRSPSPYSPSRPCEDEDDLTYFNKDYHHQGPSNSSEDSGNFSQRGLDYKRKFKEEAEESENSKFKEKERKRQSRWGPQEVKVEPALAMNSGPISSAHLGFAGPSMANQTVLGRSSFLSRITSADPQILTYAVRVFGTTDLTEDQWKQCMDQVKMQYVYQEMLKKKQERDRLAQVGKVRYEYDSDEETEGGTWEHKRRKAEMEKTKDRADQLTEGGRGKHHLGDFLPPEELAKFMDKFQAVQEGRTIDESDYKEFKIAENNVGYQMLKKFGWTEGEGLGIGGSGITAPVNATRRNEAQGLGAIKPEDLTSNDNEYDAYRKRMMLAYRFRPNPLNNPRRAYY; from the exons ATGTCTTCTCCAAAAGGATCTGGAAACTTCAAGAATGTCAGAAAAAATGCCAGAGAATTAAGATTGCAGTTCATGAATTCTCAGGCTGCCCTAATTgcccagaaaaagaaagaaatagagGAAAAATTGGCTCAACAGCAACAGCCCCAGAAGGAGGTAAATCTAGAACCCAAAGTAGAGACCCAGGACGTCAGCCCAACGGGAACAGAAGAAACCGTGCA GTTACCAACAAAAGCACCAGTATTACCATTTGAGAATGATGGGAGTTTTCTTGAGAAGTTCAGGCAAATGCAGCAGCAAAATGCTAAATTTAACATTTCAGCTAATGCTACTGCAGAATCTCAGACTCCTCAAACAGATTATACTTGCCCTCCTCCAGTTGATGTGTCAGTCCCACCACCTCATACATTACCAAATTCGTACTATGTTCAGCATCCACCACCACAAACCTACCAAAGTGCACCACCTCCAATGAAAATCAAAGAAGAggtgaaaagagaaaaccgCTCACCATCCCCATATTCACCTTCAAGACCATGTGAGGATGAAGATGATCTTACATACTTCAACAAGG ACTACCATCATCAAGGGCCGTCGAACTCGTCCGAGGACTCGGGGAATTTCTCTCAAAG AGGATTAGATTACAAACGCAAATTCAAGGAAGAAGCTGAAGAATCAGAAAACAGTAAATTCAAGGAGAAGGAACGAAAAAGGCAGAGCCGTTGGGGACCGCAAGAAGTGAAAGTAGAACCAGCTCTTGCCATGAATTCTGGACCGATTTCAAGTGCGCACCTGGGATTTGCTGGTCCTTCTATGGCCAATCAGACCGTTTTAGGTCGCAGCTCATTTTTATCTCGCATCACTTCTGCCGACCCTCAGATCCTCACCTACGCTGTCAGAGTTTTCGGAACAACTGATCTAACGGAAGATCAATGGAAGCAATGCATGGATCAAGTGAAG ATGCAATATGTCTACCAAGAAATGCTGAAGAAAAAGCAAGAAAGAGATAGACTTGCACAGGTAGGAAAAGTGCGATATGAGTATGACAGTGACGAGGAAACCGAAGGAGGAACTTGGGAACATAAAAGGCGCAAGGCTGAAATGGAGAAGACAAAAGATCGGGCTGATCAATTGACCGAAGGTGGTCGAGGAAAGCATCATCTTGG AGACTTCTTGCCACCTGAAGAGCTTGCCAAATTTATGGATAAATTTCAAGCGGTGCAAGAAGGACGCACAATCGACGAGTCAGATTACAAAGAGTTTAAGATTGCTGAAAACAACGTCGGGTACCAAATGCTAAAAAAGTTTGGTTGGACGGAAGGAGAAGGTCTCGGTATTGGTGGTTCCGGTATTACGGCCCCGGTTAACGCTACTCGGCGTAATGAGGCTCAAGGTTTAGGAGCGATTAAACCAGAAGATTTGACGAGCAATGATAATGAATACGATGCGTACCGCAAAAGGATGATGTTAGCATACCGCTTTCGACCCAACCCTCTCAACAACCCACGTCGGGCATATTACTAA
- the LOC116921761 gene encoding survival motor neuron protein encodes MAEHNFLIFNREDEGEDCHEDVWDDTALIQAYDRAVNRAKEKVASQLSLEDENPKRTTSDVSDEKQSESPSKSSKTRDWMIGEDVRAVNLAKEKVVSQLSLENKNPKSTTSNVSDEEQSESPSISSKKRDWMIGEDVRAVYSEDGLEYEAIIKKIDKKNSSCLISFLGYGNDEIVFLRDLKPTAGVTARKKQVIASGNYRNYSSSSSSDMEEEYEELLPPLKPPPMAGLDWQPAKPEPPLMAGLDWQPAKLEPPPKFPGMSNMSSIPPPPPPTAWPTHGTAEMDSDSLYSMLMSWYMAGYHTGYYQGVQQRNKRKANSSGSS; translated from the exons ATGGCagaacataattttttaatctttAACCGGGAAGACGAG GGTGAAGATTGTCACGAGGATGTGTGGGATGATACGGCTTTAATTCAAGCGTATGATCGAGCTGTGAATCGAGCTAAAGAAAAGGTGGCGTCACAATTGAGCCTGGAAGACGAAAACCCCAAAAGAACAACAAGTGATGTTTCAGATGAAAAACAATCAGAGTCTCCTTCAAAATCATCAAAAACGAGGGATTGGATGATTGGGGAAGATGTTCGAGCAGTGAATCTAGCTAAAGAAAAGGTGGTGTCACAATTGAGcctggaaaacaaaaaccccaAAAGCACAACAAGTAATGTTTCAGATGAAGAACAATCAGAGTCTCCTTCAATATCATCAAAAAAGAGGGATTGGATGATTGGGGAAGATGTTCGAGCAGTTTACTCTGAAGATGGTTTAGAATATGAAGCCATTATTAAgaaaatcgataaaaaaaactcatcaTGCCTGATAAGCTTCTtag GCTATGGAAATGACGAAATTGTATTCCTAAGGGATCTGAAACCGACAGCTGGTGTTACtgctagaaaaaaacaagttatTGCTTCTGGTAATTACCGGAATTACTCAAGTTCCAGTTCCAGTGACATGGAAGAGGAGTATGAGGAGTTACTGCCTCCCTTGAAACCTCCACCAATGGCTGGGTTAGACTGGCAACCTGCAAAGCCAGAACCTCCACTAATGGCTGGGTTAGACTGGCAACCTGCAAAGCTCGAACCTCCTCCGAAATTTCCCGGTATGAGTAATATGTCTTCTATACCACCACCTCCACCTCCAACAGCCTGGCCCACTCATGGTACAGCAGAAATGGATTCTGATTCTCTGTATTCTATGCTGATGTCATGGTACATGGCAGGATATCACACAG GCTATTATCAAGGTGTCCAGCAGAGGAACAAGAGGAAAGCAAACAGCAGTGGCTCTTCATAA
- the LOC116921746 gene encoding lachesin — translation MVVDMTTASFFLLALLHILTGIDGQHHHNNANMPAPSFGSTMENITVINGRDASFTCVVLNIGPHRVAWIKADDKGILAMHDRVLTNNARLSVMHSDLHTWTLHIRDVHRSDRGVYMCQINSDPMLSQTASLEVVVPPDILNEEGGGEVLIPEGGMARLSCKAKGFPQPRVTWRREDGQDIVIRSGALQKQKVPIFEGEVLTFHKITRSEMGAYLCIASNNVPPSVSRRIVVNVHFYPIIQVHNQLVGGPLGSNITLDCMVEASPKPINYWARESGEIIIPNDKYRMEELDVNTYTTRLRLHLKLSSNADEGGYKCCSKNSIGDSEGTITVYATKRVEEEKSLGRWSDHDEEGGAEEPDSVDDSDNTSLEVTTTHFTFGRVTPPAGPSSRRANNNNIQSPTQNKMSIIRSSGSIAQTAVRPQSYYLVAIISFFSLIVALL, via the exons GAATTGACGGCCAGCATCATCACAACAACGCCAACATGCCGGCACCGAGTTTCGGATCGACGATGGAGAATATTACGGTCATCAATGGAAGAGACGCTTCCTTTACCTGCGTCGTTCTCAACATTGGCCCACATCGG GTGGCCTGGATCAAGGCAGACGATAAAGGCATTTTGGCTATGCATGATCGAGTGCTGACCAACAACGCGAGGCTGTCTGTCATGCACAGCGATCTGCATACGTGGACATTGCACATCAGAGATGTCCACCGTTCAGACCGAGGAGTTTACATGTGTCAAATCAACTCGGATCCAATGCTCAGTCAG ACGGCTTCGCTGGAAGTGGTCGTCCCGCCGGACATACTGAACGAAGAGGGCGGCGGAGAGGTACTGATTCCGGAAGGCGGAATGGCTCGCTTGTCGTGCAAGGCGAAAGGATTTCCACAGCCACGGGTCACTTGGCGACGAGAAGACGGCCAAGACATTGTCATCCGCAGCGGAGCCCTTCAAAAACAGAAAG TTCCCATATTCGAAGGCGAGGTGTTGACATTTCACAAGATCACGCGGTCTGAAATGGGAGCCTACTTGTGCA TTGCCAGCAATAACGTCCCTCCATCTGTCAGCCGGCGGATTGTCGTCAATGTTCACT TCTACCCAATCATTCAAGTACACAATCAGCTGGTCGGTGGACCGCTCGGCTCCAACATCACTTTGGACTGCATGGTAGAAGCTTCGCCAAAGCCCATCAACTATTGGGCTAGAGAAAGCG GGGAGATTATTATACCGAACGACAAGTACCGCATGGAGGAGCTCGATGTCAATACGTACACGACCCGCTTACGGCTCCACTTGAAGCTTTCGTCGAATGCTGACGAGGGTGGCTACAAGTGCTGTTCAAAGAATTCGATCGGAGATTCAGAAGGCACCATTACAGTCTATG CTACCAAAAGGGTGGAGGAGGAAAAATCGCTTGGGAGGTGGTCTGACCACGACGAGGAGGGCGGGGCTGAAGAGCCGGACAGCGTCGATGACTCTGACAATACTTCGCTGGAGGTGACAACAACGCACTTTACGTTTGGGAGAGTCACACCGCCCGCCGGCCCCAGTAGCCGCCGAGCCAACAATAACAATATCCAATCACCCACCCAGAATAAGATGTCGATCATTCGAAGCAGTGGCTCGATCGCACAAACAGCTGTTCGACCACAAAGTTATTACCTCGTCGCTatcatttccttcttttctttaatcGTTGCGCTCCTCTAA